Sequence from the Deltaproteobacteria bacterium genome:
AGAACATGGCGCAGATCGTGGACACCCCGCCGCGGCGCGCCTTCATGAAGAAGCTCGCCGCGCGCGGCTGGCTCGGCATGACCTGGCCCCGGGAGTACGGCGGCCAGGAGCGGCCCGGCGTCTACGAGTACATCCTGAACGAGGCGCTCGCGCGGCGCGGCTGCCCCCAGATCGGCAAGGGCGTCGGCATCATCGGCAAGACCCTGATCCGGCACGGCTCGGAGAAGCTGAAGCGCGAGTTCCTGCCCCAGATCATCCGCGGCGAGATCGAGTTCGCGGTGGGCTACAGCGAGCCGCAGGCCGGCTCCGACGCGGCCAACATGCAGCTCCGCGCGGTGCGGGACGGCGCAGGCTGGCGGCTCGACGGCCAGAAGATCTGGACCACCTCCGCGCACTTCGCCGACTGGTACTGGCTCGGCGCGCGCACGAACCCCGAGGCGCCCAAGCACGACGGGATCAGCCTCTTCCTGATCCCGATGAAGCACCCGGGCCTCACCGTCCAGCCGATGCCGACGATCGGCGACGAGATCACCAACACGGTCTTCTTCGACGACGTCTTCGTGCACGACGACTACCGGGTGGGCGAGCTCGGCGCGGGCTTCCGCTACATCTCCGAGGCGCTCGACCTGGAGCGCTTCACGATGTTCACCTTCTCGCCGACCGAGCAGCGCCTCGAGGAGCTGGTGGACTGGGTGCGCGGGGCCGTGCGTGACGGCGAGCCGCTGCGCCGCGACCCGCACCTGCGCAGCCGCATCGCGCGGCTCGCCACCGAGTGCGAGGTGGCACGCGTGCTCGGCCTGCGCTTCCTGGCCGCCGCGCGCAGCGTGAAGGGCAAGCCGCCCACCGTCGAGGCGAGCGAGTACAAGCTCTTCGCGACCCAGCTCTCGCAGCGCGTCGGC
This genomic interval carries:
- a CDS encoding acyl-CoA dehydrogenase family protein, yielding MDFQFSPEERAFAAEVERFLDEHATPDVADVTRENMAQIVDTPPRRAFMKKLAARGWLGMTWPREYGGQERPGVYEYILNEALARRGCPQIGKGVGIIGKTLIRHGSEKLKREFLPQIIRGEIEFAVGYSEPQAGSDAANMQLRAVRDGAGWRLDGQKIWTTSAHFADWYWLGARTNPEAPKHDGISLFLIPMKHPGLTVQPMPTIGDEITNTVFFDDVFVHDDYRVGELGAGFRYISEALDLERFTMFTFSPTEQRLEELVDWVRGAVRDGEPLRRDPHLRSRIARLATECEVARVLGLRFLAAARSVKGKPPTVEASEYKLFATQLSQRVGNAMLDLAGPGAQLRVHTAEAPMRGRPEMSYRYSVIDTIGGGASEIQKNIIARRKLGLPRNF